Part of the Usitatibacter palustris genome, GCAAGATCTCGGCCGTGCCGCCGGAGCTCTTCGCCGATGAGCTCAAGTGGTACCGCGGCCACGTCTACCGGACGCTGCATCGCATCGCCAAGCGCGACCCCGTGATCAAGCTCGCGGTCGGCAAGGAAGGGCGCCTCGAAGTGTTCGAGGGCGAGACGCGCATCGCGTGGTACCTCCTCGATCGCGCGAACCAGCCGTACCGCTACGGCGCGAACGAAGACGATGCGGGCTCGCTCTTCGGACCGTGGGATGCGGAAAAGTCAGGCATCCGGCACCCCGTGTATGTCACGCGAACAGACGGGAAGTGGCGGGCGATGTTGAAGCGTCTTGAGGTGAATGTGAGTCTGGATGAGGCGCTGTTCGCGCGGCCCTAACTGTCATCCTGAGGAGCGAAGCGATTGTCATCCTGAGGGCCAAAGGCCCGAAGGACCTGCTTTAGGGTTTTAACCGTTAACCCCCTACAGCAGGTCCTTCGTCGCTTCGCTCCTCAGGATGACATTGCTTAGTAAATGACATTGCCTAGTACCGGAACGTGTAGTTCTCCCACCAGCACTTCTGCGCGTTGGCCTTCAGCGTCACCTTCGAGTAGCGGATCTGGAGCGAATCGCTGGTGGCCACGTCCGAGCGCGTATCGCACAGGACGTGCCGGTTGTTGGGCAGCGAGGCGCAGTTCTCCGTGCTGGTCATCTCCGCGCGGACCTCGTGCTTGGTGCGCGACAAAAGGCTTCCCTTGAGGTGCACAAAGCCCCACGGTGCCACGCAGGCGGTTGCGTGTTGAGAGGCGAGGGGGCTCCCCCGATAGACCGTCACCCACGCGAAGTTGGGCGTGTCGTTGACCATGAGGAATTCATCGTTCGCGTTAACGGGCAGCCGTGGCACGGGCCGGTCCCGCGGCGGCGTGTAGATGTCGGCCTTGGGCGGAGGCGCCACGGGCGTGCCCGACGACGGAATGACGGTCGCGCTCACGGTCGAACACCACAAATTGCCCTGGTTGTCGGACCAGCCCGTGCCCTTGTAGACGCACAGGTTGCCGCCATTCTCCAGCACCGCGAAGTACTTTCCGCCGGGTGCCACCTTGTGGGTGCACCAGTTGAGGCTGATGTATTGCGTGGACGTGCCGCGATAGGTGCAGAAGTTGCCGTCGGCCTGCATCACCGTGACGTATGGCGGCGGCGCGTTGGGCGTGACCTGCTGGTGGCACCACACCGCGCCCTTTGAATCCGACGGGCCCGAGCCGCGATAGACGCACAGGTTGCCGTCGGCTTGCTGGATTGCGTAGAAGCCCTTGTTGTTGGAGAGCAGGTACTGGCCCACCGCCATGTGGTCGCCGGTCGTCATCATTTCCCGCGGCCACACGGGCGCGGCGGCCACGGGCGGCGCCTTGACGATGTCGATCGTGACGTTCTTGTCCATCGTGAAGGTGCAGGTCGTGGCCGTGCCCGGGCACAGGCTGCCCCATCCGCGGAAACCGCTGCTGCCCGCGATCGACGCCGTCAGGACGGTGCCCGCGTCGATGTCATTCTTGCAACGGTCGTCTGCGGGTGGGCCGCCACACTTCACGACCACGGAGCCCGCGGTCTCGCGGCCGGGGTAGACGCGGATCGTGCCGACCCCGGGCCGCACCGCCTCGAGCGTGAACCGGACTTTCGGGGCGCCGACCGCGCCCACGGTGATGTTCTGGTTCATCGTCACCGTGCAGTACTCGCCGGTGGTGCCGGCGCAGGCGCCGGTCCAGGACTTGAAGTCGAAGTCTTTGCTCCCAGCCACGGCCCGCAGCTTGAGCACGGTACCGGCGGGGAAGGACGCGCTGCACGTTGACTTGGAGTTCGCCTTGCCGCAGCTGACGCCGGCGGATGCATCGCCGGCGGCGTAGGCGGCCTGGACGATGGCCATGTCCGGCAAGGGCGACACCGTCAACGTGTATTGCGGGCCTTTCGGCGTCGGCGCAATCGGCTGGCCCTTTTGCGTTGCGGTGGACGACGCCGGTTGCTTCGGCGTGGGTGCGGTGGCCGGCTGCGGCGCCTGGGCGGCGGCGAGCGTGGAAAGAAGCGCGAACAGCGGCGCCGATGCGAGTCGGATTGTCTTCATGGAGGCTCTCCCTGGGCTGCCCCGGTTTTATGGGCGCTACCGTGACACGAAGAACCCGGTGAAGGCTATGGGGCGAAAGTCGCAGTTGCTAACTGATCCGTTGGATCACTCATCTGATCCTCCGTCTCAAGTAGGTGATCCCCTGGATCAGGCGAATGCAAAGTCGCTTTTCGTATCCACGTCACTCCTTGGCGAGGAGCGATCCACGCCTCGCGCTATCATTCCTCCATGAAAACCCGCGCCGCAGTCGCCACCAAAGCCGGAGCTCCCCTCAGCATCGAAACCGT contains:
- a CDS encoding InlB B-repeat-containing protein codes for the protein MKTIRLASAPLFALLSTLAAAQAPQPATAPTPKQPASSTATQKGQPIAPTPKGPQYTLTVSPLPDMAIVQAAYAAGDASAGVSCGKANSKSTCSASFPAGTVLKLRAVAGSKDFDFKSWTGACAGTTGEYCTVTMNQNITVGAVGAPKVRFTLEAVRPGVGTIRVYPGRETAGSVVVKCGGPPADDRCKNDIDAGTVLTASIAGSSGFRGWGSLCPGTATTCTFTMDKNVTIDIVKAPPVAAAPVWPREMMTTGDHMAVGQYLLSNNKGFYAIQQADGNLCVYRGSGPSDSKGAVWCHQQVTPNAPPPYVTVMQADGNFCTYRGTSTQYISLNWCTHKVAPGGKYFAVLENGGNLCVYKGTGWSDNQGNLWCSTVSATVIPSSGTPVAPPPKADIYTPPRDRPVPRLPVNANDEFLMVNDTPNFAWVTVYRGSPLASQHATACVAPWGFVHLKGSLLSRTKHEVRAEMTSTENCASLPNNRHVLCDTRSDVATSDSLQIRYSKVTLKANAQKCWWENYTFRY